A stretch of the Natribaculum luteum genome encodes the following:
- a CDS encoding phosphonate C-P lyase system protein PhnL, with product MTVLTVDGLSKTFDMHVLGETRVVGLDDVSFEVDGGEFLAIVGESGSGKSSLLKCIYRTYQPTAGRVVYHGADGDVDLATCGERDVIALRDDAIGYTSQFLDEIPRVPAVDVVARPLRESGIPIEQARKTAETLLSRLGLPEELWDAYPATFSGGERQRINLAQAIAPKPRLLLLDEPTSALDPETRAAAIDLLHEYLDEETTIVGVFHDRDVVEAVADRVVVLEDARVERIVPIEEYAGEVVV from the coding sequence ATGACGGTACTGACCGTCGATGGTCTCTCGAAGACCTTCGACATGCACGTCCTCGGGGAAACGCGCGTCGTCGGGCTCGACGACGTCTCCTTCGAGGTGGACGGCGGAGAGTTCCTCGCCATCGTCGGCGAGTCCGGCAGCGGCAAGTCCTCGCTACTGAAGTGTATCTACCGGACCTACCAGCCGACCGCCGGGCGCGTCGTCTATCACGGCGCTGACGGCGACGTCGACCTGGCGACGTGTGGCGAACGCGACGTCATCGCCCTGCGCGACGACGCCATCGGCTACACGTCGCAGTTCCTGGACGAGATTCCCCGCGTTCCGGCCGTGGACGTCGTCGCCCGACCGCTACGCGAGAGTGGGATTCCGATCGAGCAGGCACGGAAGACGGCAGAGACGCTGCTCTCGCGGCTCGGCCTGCCCGAGGAACTGTGGGACGCCTATCCCGCCACCTTCTCCGGCGGTGAGCGTCAGCGGATCAACCTCGCCCAGGCGATCGCGCCGAAGCCGCGACTGCTATTGCTGGACGAACCGACCAGCGCGCTCGATCCGGAGACGCGAGCGGCTGCGATCGACCTGCTCCACGAGTACCTCGACGAGGAGACGACCATCGTTGGCGTCTTCCACGACCGCGACGTCGTCGAGGCGGTCGCAGATCGCGTCGTCGTCCTCGAGGACGCGCGCGTCGAGCGGATCGTTCCGATCGAGGAGTACGCAGGGGAGGTCGTCGTATGA
- a CDS encoding universal stress protein: MYERILLPTDGSDEAKQAADHAIDLAEKYDATLDVLSVVDTRAYDTEGITSVVIDGLEERGRRAVDEFAEMASDHGLERVETAVERGIPSETILEYVDEHDVDLIVMATHGRTGFRRYVLGSVTEKVVRTSSVPVHTVRVNPSLAD, translated from the coding sequence ATGTACGAGCGCATTCTTCTTCCGACCGACGGGAGCGACGAAGCGAAGCAGGCGGCCGACCACGCGATCGACCTCGCCGAGAAGTACGACGCGACGCTCGACGTCCTCTCCGTCGTCGACACGAGAGCGTACGACACCGAGGGGATCACGTCGGTGGTCATCGACGGCCTCGAGGAACGAGGACGACGGGCGGTCGACGAATTCGCGGAGATGGCGTCGGATCACGGCCTGGAGCGGGTCGAGACGGCCGTCGAGCGCGGGATTCCGTCCGAGACGATCCTCGAGTACGTCGACGAACACGACGTCGATCTGATCGTGATGGCGACGCACGGTCGGACGGGGTTCAGACGGTACGTACTGGGGAGCGTCACGGAAAAGGTGGTCCGAACGTCGTCCGTTCCGGTGCACACGGTGCGCGTGAATCCATCTCTTGCCGATTGA
- a CDS encoding alpha-D-ribose 1-methylphosphonate 5-triphosphate diphosphatase, with translation MSHQRAAGEATTVLENARIVTPEAVVEGALRIEGDRIVGVGDVGRSADETVDARGRLVCPGLIDLHGDDIESHLHPRSGARVDTHMALASADRANVAAGITTKFHAISFEVDPDENRSPELGAEIADAVECADDLMADHRIHARCEVTQARCVDAVEEVVAAGDADLVSVMSHVPGKGQFRDQEAFLEYYRNSQNHTVEEAHRLIEERGDLDLSTIRERVNRVVETAHAHGVPTASHDDEEVTEVERLSDVGVDISEYPITLETAARAHDLGMTVTMGAPNLVRGGSQWGNLRTADAIDAGVVDALVADYHPTSLLAAPFVDTGEPLPERVARVTKRPADAVGLTERGRIVEGCRADLVVIDEEPTPTVTRAFVAGEPIYRAEGSP, from the coding sequence ATGAGCCATCAACGCGCGGCCGGCGAGGCGACGACGGTCCTCGAGAACGCCCGCATCGTCACTCCCGAGGCGGTCGTCGAGGGGGCGCTGCGTATCGAGGGCGATCGGATCGTCGGCGTCGGCGACGTCGGGCGGAGCGCGGACGAAACCGTCGACGCTCGAGGACGGCTCGTCTGCCCCGGGCTGATCGACCTCCACGGCGACGACATCGAGTCGCATCTCCACCCACGGTCGGGCGCGCGCGTCGATACGCACATGGCGCTTGCGTCTGCCGACCGGGCGAACGTCGCCGCCGGTATCACGACGAAGTTCCACGCCATCTCCTTCGAGGTCGACCCCGACGAGAACCGCTCGCCGGAACTGGGTGCGGAGATCGCCGACGCCGTCGAGTGCGCCGACGACCTCATGGCCGACCACCGCATCCACGCCCGCTGTGAGGTGACACAGGCACGGTGCGTCGATGCCGTCGAGGAGGTCGTCGCGGCCGGCGACGCCGACCTCGTCTCCGTGATGAGCCACGTTCCGGGCAAGGGCCAGTTCCGGGATCAGGAGGCGTTCCTCGAGTACTACCGCAACTCCCAGAATCACACCGTCGAGGAAGCCCACAGGCTGATCGAAGAGCGAGGCGACCTCGACCTGTCTACGATTCGCGAGCGAGTAAACCGCGTCGTGGAAACGGCCCACGCCCACGGCGTTCCGACGGCCTCGCACGACGACGAGGAGGTGACGGAGGTCGAACGGCTCTCCGACGTCGGCGTGGACATCAGCGAGTACCCGATCACCCTCGAGACGGCCGCGCGCGCACACGACCTGGGAATGACCGTCACGATGGGCGCGCCCAACCTCGTCCGCGGCGGCAGCCAGTGGGGCAATCTGCGGACGGCGGACGCCATCGACGCCGGCGTCGTCGACGCCCTGGTCGCCGACTACCACCCCACGTCGCTGCTCGCCGCGCCGTTCGTCGACACCGGCGAACCCCTGCCGGAGCGGGTGGCCCGCGTCACGAAACGGCCGGCCGACGCCGTCGGGCTCACGGAGCGCGGTCGGATCGTCGAGGGCTGTCGGGCCGACCTGGTCGTGATCGACGAGGAGCCGACGCCGACGGTCACGCGGGCGTTCGTCGCGGGCGAGCCGATCTATCGCGCGGAGGGATCGCCGTGA
- a CDS encoding sugar phosphate isomerase/epimerase family protein, translated as MDVRFGASVEEFLAYLTDLGLDHVELKREYLEGHPDAPTPDDLGELADRYDVSITYHAPFRDWNMGSFNDDVRRASVDQVKASLDDAVTAGAGAVVVHGGSVPHRYPEWVREKAAENARQSLLECAEYAREVGVALCLENQPRSGDKRRYTTTPDDLADALAAVPVDGEHLGVTLDVGHAKVNGYDWREFVDRFGDRIRVCHLHDNDGTADQHDPLTEYREILETVPAAYFVFEMKAADDVARSVGADVPPLDAELAVDG; from the coding sequence ATGGACGTCCGCTTTGGTGCTTCCGTCGAGGAGTTTCTCGCCTACCTCACCGACCTCGGCCTCGATCACGTCGAACTCAAGCGCGAGTACCTCGAGGGACACCCCGACGCGCCGACGCCCGACGATCTCGGCGAGCTGGCCGACAGGTACGACGTCTCGATCACGTACCACGCCCCGTTTCGCGACTGGAACATGGGCAGTTTCAACGACGACGTCCGGCGGGCGAGCGTCGACCAGGTCAAGGCGAGTCTCGACGACGCGGTGACCGCCGGGGCCGGTGCCGTCGTCGTTCACGGGGGGTCCGTTCCCCACCGCTACCCCGAGTGGGTTCGCGAGAAGGCGGCCGAGAACGCCCGACAGTCGCTCCTCGAGTGCGCCGAGTACGCCCGGGAGGTCGGCGTGGCGCTCTGTCTGGAGAACCAGCCCCGGAGCGGCGACAAACGCCGCTACACGACCACCCCGGACGACCTCGCCGACGCGCTCGCGGCCGTCCCAGTCGACGGCGAACACCTCGGCGTCACGCTGGACGTGGGCCACGCGAAGGTCAACGGGTACGACTGGCGCGAGTTCGTAGACCGGTTCGGCGACCGCATCCGCGTCTGCCACCTCCACGACAACGACGGGACTGCAGACCAGCACGACCCGCTGACGGAGTACCGGGAGATCCTCGAGACGGTGCCAGCAGCGTACTTCGTCTTCGAGATGAAAGCCGCCGACGACGTGGCACGCAGCGTGGGGGCGGACGTTCCGCCACTCGATGCCGAACTCGCCGTCGACGGGTGA
- a CDS encoding diphthine--ammonia ligase, translated as MSGSDGGWVALFSGGKESSWALYRALEAGHDVRRLAIVHPPAGSHRYHAPATSVARLAAQSIGIPVVDVGIPITDVEPPNVAREADHDSSAERDTEIEPLESALRTLDAEFDDGLGGVVAGTVESEHQADRLRSMCDLLGCDFFAPLWQADPRELAETMIDGGLEILVVEVTAPGFDESWLGRRLDRDALADLDDLHREYGVHLLGEGGEFETIVTDGPHMSRPITLEFEREWSGTWGRVRITDARLQPPASDEA; from the coding sequence ATGTCCGGATCCGACGGCGGATGGGTCGCGCTCTTCTCCGGCGGCAAGGAGTCCTCGTGGGCGCTCTATCGGGCTCTCGAGGCCGGGCACGACGTCCGCAGACTCGCGATCGTTCACCCACCGGCGGGATCGCACAGGTACCACGCGCCCGCGACGTCGGTCGCCCGACTGGCCGCACAGAGCATCGGGATTCCCGTCGTCGACGTCGGCATCCCCATCACCGACGTCGAACCTCCCAACGTCGCACGGGAGGCCGACCACGACTCGAGCGCAGAGCGTGACACAGAGATCGAACCGCTCGAGTCCGCCCTCCGGACGCTCGACGCCGAATTCGACGATGGGCTGGGTGGTGTCGTCGCCGGGACCGTCGAGAGCGAGCACCAGGCCGATCGCCTCCGATCGATGTGCGACCTGCTCGGCTGTGACTTCTTCGCGCCGCTGTGGCAGGCAGACCCGCGCGAACTCGCGGAAACGATGATCGACGGCGGCCTCGAGATACTCGTCGTCGAGGTGACGGCACCCGGATTCGACGAGTCGTGGCTCGGTCGGCGACTGGATCGCGACGCGCTGGCCGACCTGGACGACCTCCACCGCGAATACGGCGTCCACCTCCTGGGCGAGGGCGGGGAGTTCGAGACGATCGTCACCGACGGCCCGCACATGTCACGTCCCATCACACTCGAGTTCGAACGGGAGTGGTCCGGGACCTGGGGACGGGTTCGGATTACCGACGCCCGACTCCAACCGCCGGCATCG
- a CDS encoding creatininase family protein: MPQRELEQMRLPEVESYIDETDVPTVLVPVGTTEQHGQHLALGTDAFIPEEICRRIASEVDALVAPRMSYGASDMHAGYNAVTYVNYETLATTLRDVAYSFCENGFTDVVLISGHLTNDYAAKVGANKASHDLPPEKYVYAFPYWDALDPEDMAEYLSFDTGWHANVGETAAVMAIDEDLVDLDAAEHDDPEMPRDISNPGALLDHLLIGKSSFYRVSESGTWGDPSEATPERGEEYFETITTAVAELINTFQAERDEIYKREKPTDEEYFG; encoded by the coding sequence ATGCCGCAGCGAGAACTCGAGCAGATGCGACTACCAGAAGTAGAATCGTACATCGACGAAACCGACGTGCCGACCGTACTCGTCCCCGTCGGAACGACCGAACAGCACGGCCAGCACCTGGCGCTTGGCACCGACGCGTTCATTCCCGAGGAGATCTGCCGGCGCATCGCGTCGGAGGTGGACGCACTCGTCGCCCCCCGGATGAGTTACGGGGCCTCGGACATGCACGCGGGCTACAATGCGGTGACGTACGTCAACTACGAGACGCTGGCGACGACGCTTCGAGACGTCGCCTACTCGTTCTGTGAGAACGGCTTTACGGACGTCGTCCTCATTTCGGGCCACCTCACGAACGACTACGCGGCCAAGGTCGGCGCGAACAAAGCGAGCCACGATCTCCCGCCCGAAAAGTACGTCTACGCGTTCCCGTACTGGGACGCTCTCGATCCAGAGGACATGGCCGAATACCTCTCGTTCGACACGGGATGGCACGCGAACGTCGGCGAAACGGCGGCGGTGATGGCGATAGACGAAGACCTCGTCGACCTCGACGCCGCCGAACACGACGATCCGGAGATGCCACGAGATATCTCGAATCCGGGCGCACTCCTGGACCACCTCCTGATCGGGAAATCGTCGTTCTACCGGGTGAGCGAATCCGGAACGTGGGGCGATCCGAGCGAGGCGACTCCCGAACGGGGCGAGGAGTACTTCGAGACGATCACGACCGCCGTCGCGGAACTGATCAACACGTTCCAGGCCGAGCGCGACGAGATCTACAAGCGAGAAAAGCCGACAGACGAGGAGTACTTCGGGTGA